Proteins encoded within one genomic window of Pantoea eucalypti:
- the uca gene encoding urea carboxylase, protein MFDTLLIANRGAIACRILRTLRAMQVKGVAVYSEADLSSLHIREADVALSLGEGPAAQTYLLTDKIIAAAKQSGAKAIHPGYGFLSENAAFAEACEAAGLIFVGPAPQQLRTFGLKHTARELARAEGVPLLEGSELLADVSEAHHAAESVGYPVMLKSTAGGGGIGMRVCRDAQALSDAFETVQRLGQNNFSDAGVFLEKYIERARHLEVQIFGDGKGEVIALGVRDCSIQRRNQKVIEETPAPNLPAGMAEALCSAAIALGKAVNYRSAGTVEFVYDSAAQQFYFLEVNTRLQVEHGVTEQVWGVDLVKWMIELAAGDLPSLTALAATLNPQGHAVQARIYAEDPGRQFQPSPGLLTEVAFPAADGKNLRIDRWVEAGCEVPPFFDPMLAKAIAWRPTRDEAIATLAQALAETRLYGVETNRLYLLQILAFSPFTAGEPWTRCLEQLSYQAATVEVLSAGTQTSVQDYPGRLGYWAVGVPPSGPMDDRALRLGNRLLGNAEGDAALEITLNGPTLKFNTEIQAVICGASLSVTLDGVEQAMDSAFTIPAGSTLKLGAMKAEGVRSYLCLRGGIQVPDYLGSKSTFTLGQFGGHAGRALRSGDVLHLAPQAAIPDGAELPAALRTDLAKVRTLHVIYGPHGAPEFFAPDYIATFFATEWEVHFNSSRTGVRLIGPKPIWTRDSGGEAGLHPSNIHDNPYAIGAVDFTGDMPVILGPDGPSLGGFVCPVTVIEADLWQLGQLKAGDKVQFVAVDIPTARRLAQSRRSELATLKPQETAWQPAPLTSPIVMTCGEADKRLVARLSGDTHLLLEAGEPELDLVLRFRIHALMQALEAQGRNGIIDITPGIRSLQIHFQPETLTLDVLLTWVRGEWETVCMSDDLQVPTRVVHLPLSWDDPACQKAIEKYMTTVRPDAPWCPSNLEFIRRINDLPDEQAVWNTVFDASYLVMGLGDVYLGAPVATPLDPRHRLVTTKYNPARTWTAENSVGIGGAYLCVYGMEGPGGYQFVGRTLQMWNRYHEVADFGGKPWLLRFFDQIHFYPVSAEELLQIRRDFPLGRYPLRIEHSTLRLAEYQDFLMREAESIGEFRDHQQNAFNAERDRWIASGQAHFDSQETVADEGGDAPLQPGEQGVESPVSGNLWQVQATAGSRVREGDVLVVLESMKMEIPLLAPCDGIVQQVSVQPGSAVRAGQRVAVITEDNA, encoded by the coding sequence ATGTTTGATACCTTACTGATTGCCAATCGCGGTGCTATCGCCTGTCGTATTCTGCGCACGCTGCGTGCCATGCAGGTGAAAGGCGTTGCTGTTTACTCCGAAGCTGACCTGAGCAGTTTACATATCCGCGAAGCCGATGTGGCGCTGAGCCTGGGCGAGGGGCCTGCCGCACAAACTTATCTGTTGACGGATAAAATTATCGCCGCCGCGAAGCAAAGCGGGGCCAAAGCGATTCATCCTGGCTACGGTTTCCTGTCAGAAAACGCCGCCTTCGCCGAAGCGTGTGAAGCTGCGGGACTGATTTTTGTCGGTCCTGCGCCTCAGCAGCTGCGGACGTTTGGCCTGAAGCACACCGCCCGCGAACTGGCGAGAGCAGAAGGCGTGCCGTTGCTGGAAGGCAGTGAATTACTGGCAGATGTCAGCGAAGCGCATCATGCCGCAGAGAGTGTTGGCTATCCGGTGATGCTCAAAAGCACAGCGGGCGGCGGCGGCATTGGTATGCGCGTCTGTCGTGATGCGCAGGCGCTGTCAGATGCGTTTGAAACCGTACAGCGGCTGGGCCAGAACAACTTCAGCGATGCCGGGGTGTTTCTCGAAAAATATATCGAACGTGCCCGGCATCTTGAAGTGCAGATATTTGGTGACGGCAAGGGCGAGGTCATCGCGCTGGGCGTCCGCGACTGCTCGATTCAGCGACGTAATCAGAAAGTGATTGAAGAGACGCCAGCCCCGAATCTGCCCGCAGGCATGGCTGAGGCCTTGTGTTCGGCGGCCATCGCCCTGGGAAAAGCGGTGAATTACCGCAGCGCCGGCACAGTGGAGTTTGTTTATGACAGCGCGGCGCAGCAATTCTATTTCCTCGAAGTGAATACGCGCCTGCAGGTTGAACATGGCGTGACAGAGCAGGTCTGGGGCGTTGATCTGGTGAAGTGGATGATTGAACTGGCCGCGGGCGATCTCCCCTCACTGACTGCTTTAGCCGCCACGCTGAATCCACAGGGCCATGCCGTTCAGGCACGAATCTATGCGGAAGATCCGGGCCGCCAGTTCCAGCCATCGCCTGGCCTGTTAACCGAGGTCGCCTTTCCGGCGGCAGACGGTAAAAACCTGCGCATTGACCGCTGGGTGGAGGCGGGGTGCGAAGTTCCGCCATTCTTCGACCCGATGCTGGCAAAAGCCATCGCCTGGCGACCGACACGCGATGAAGCCATCGCGACCCTGGCACAGGCACTCGCGGAAACCCGTCTCTATGGTGTTGAAACCAACCGCCTCTATCTGTTACAGATTTTAGCTTTTTCTCCCTTCACAGCGGGGGAACCCTGGACCCGCTGCCTGGAGCAACTCAGCTATCAGGCGGCAACGGTTGAAGTGCTGAGTGCCGGAACCCAGACGAGTGTTCAGGATTATCCCGGACGTCTGGGATACTGGGCGGTCGGCGTGCCGCCGTCGGGACCGATGGATGATCGTGCTCTGCGTCTCGGCAACCGACTACTGGGCAATGCAGAAGGTGACGCCGCGCTGGAGATCACTCTCAACGGACCCACACTGAAATTTAATACAGAGATTCAGGCGGTGATTTGTGGCGCATCGCTGAGTGTTACGCTGGATGGTGTTGAACAGGCGATGGACTCTGCATTTACCATCCCGGCTGGCTCGACCCTGAAGCTGGGCGCGATGAAAGCCGAGGGCGTCAGAAGCTATCTCTGCCTGCGTGGTGGCATTCAGGTGCCTGACTATCTGGGCAGCAAAAGCACCTTTACTCTGGGCCAGTTTGGCGGACACGCGGGACGTGCGCTGCGTAGCGGTGACGTGCTGCATCTTGCTCCGCAAGCCGCAATCCCAGACGGCGCAGAACTGCCCGCTGCACTGCGCACAGATCTCGCCAAAGTACGCACACTGCATGTCATTTATGGCCCTCACGGTGCACCAGAGTTCTTTGCGCCGGATTATATCGCGACCTTCTTTGCCACAGAATGGGAAGTGCACTTTAACTCAAGCCGCACCGGCGTGCGTCTGATTGGGCCAAAGCCGATCTGGACCCGCGACAGCGGCGGTGAGGCAGGGCTGCATCCCTCGAATATTCATGACAACCCTTACGCCATCGGCGCAGTCGATTTTACCGGCGATATGCCGGTAATCCTGGGGCCGGATGGCCCGAGTCTCGGCGGGTTTGTCTGTCCGGTGACGGTCATTGAAGCGGATCTGTGGCAACTGGGACAGCTCAAAGCCGGTGACAAAGTGCAGTTTGTAGCGGTGGATATCCCGACCGCGCGGAGACTGGCCCAGAGCCGTCGCAGCGAGCTCGCAACGCTTAAGCCACAGGAGACAGCGTGGCAGCCTGCGCCGCTGACGTCGCCCATCGTAATGACCTGCGGCGAAGCGGATAAACGTCTGGTGGCGCGTCTCTCTGGCGATACGCATCTGCTGCTGGAGGCCGGCGAGCCGGAGCTGGATCTGGTGCTGCGTTTTCGCATTCATGCATTAATGCAGGCGCTGGAAGCGCAGGGCCGTAACGGCATAATTGATATCACGCCGGGAATTCGCTCGCTGCAAATCCACTTCCAGCCGGAAACGCTCACGCTTGACGTACTGCTGACGTGGGTGCGGGGTGAGTGGGAGACGGTCTGCATGAGTGATGACCTGCAGGTGCCCACACGCGTGGTGCATCTGCCGCTCTCCTGGGACGACCCAGCCTGTCAGAAAGCCATCGAAAAATATATGACTACCGTGCGCCCGGACGCGCCATGGTGCCCGAGTAACCTTGAGTTTATCCGCCGGATAAACGATCTGCCGGATGAGCAGGCCGTCTGGAACACGGTGTTTGACGCCAGCTATCTGGTAATGGGGCTGGGTGATGTCTATCTGGGTGCGCCAGTCGCCACGCCACTGGATCCTCGCCATCGCCTGGTGACGACGAAATATAATCCGGCCCGCACCTGGACGGCGGAAAACTCGGTTGGCATCGGCGGCGCGTACCTGTGTGTGTATGGCATGGAGGGGCCGGGTGGTTATCAGTTTGTGGGGCGCACACTGCAGATGTGGAATCGCTATCATGAAGTCGCCGATTTCGGTGGCAAACCCTGGCTATTGCGCTTCTTTGATCAGATCCATTTTTATCCGGTCTCTGCGGAGGAACTGTTGCAGATTCGCCGCGATTTTCCACTTGGTCGTTATCCGCTGCGTATTGAGCACAGCACGCTGCGGCTGGCGGAGTATCAGGACTTCCTCATGCGTGAAGCGGAGAGTATCGGCGAGTTTCGCGATCATCAGCAAAACGCATTCAATGCTGAACGGGATCGCTGGATAGCCAGCGGCCAGGCGCATTTCGACAGTCAGGAAACGGTGGCGGATGAAGGCGGCGATGCACCGCTGCAGCCGGGTGAGCAGGGGGTTGAAAGCCCGGTATCCGGCAATTTATGGCAGGTACAGGCGACGGCGGGCAGCAGGGTTCGGGAAGGGGATGTCCTGGTCGTGCTGGAGTCGATGAAGATGGAGATCCCGCTTCTGGCCCCGTGCGATGGTATTGTTCAGCAGGTCAGCGTACAGCCAGGCAGCGCAGTCCGTGCAGGGCAGCGCGTGGCAGTCATCACTGAGGACAATGCGTAA
- a CDS encoding ABC transporter substrate-binding protein encodes MKRFWQACTLSLLILLPLSSHASRQITDQTGRQVTIPDHVDRVVVLQHQTLNLLVQMNATDKIVGVMANWKQQLGDSYARLAPELNQKTTLGDLTHVDPEKLVALHPQVVFVTNYAPHEMIDSITALGIPVVAISLRHDQPGEKAKMNPTLSDEEIAYDKGLREGITLIGEIINKPEEAKALIEATDQGRKIVSGRLRDIPADKRIRAYMANPDLTTYGSGKYTGLMMLHAGAVNVAAATVKGFKTVSMEQVIAWNPQVIFVQDRYPSVVNEINSSPQWQTIDAVKHHRVYLMPDYAKAWGYPMPEAMGLGELWMAKKLYPQKFTDINMNKLANRWYQRFYRTTYQGPE; translated from the coding sequence ATGAAGCGCTTCTGGCAGGCATGCACACTGAGTTTACTTATACTCCTTCCACTCTCTTCTCATGCGTCACGCCAGATAACCGATCAGACTGGCCGTCAGGTCACGATTCCAGACCATGTTGATCGCGTCGTGGTGCTTCAGCATCAGACGCTGAATCTGCTGGTGCAGATGAACGCCACGGATAAAATTGTGGGTGTAATGGCGAACTGGAAGCAGCAGCTTGGCGATAGCTATGCCCGTCTGGCACCCGAGCTAAACCAGAAAACCACGCTGGGCGATCTGACGCATGTCGATCCCGAAAAACTGGTGGCGCTGCATCCGCAGGTGGTTTTTGTCACCAACTATGCGCCGCATGAGATGATCGACAGCATTACTGCACTGGGCATTCCGGTGGTTGCTATCTCGCTGCGTCATGACCAGCCGGGAGAAAAGGCCAAAATGAATCCGACCCTCAGCGATGAGGAGATAGCCTATGACAAAGGGCTGCGGGAAGGTATTACGCTTATCGGCGAGATCATCAATAAACCTGAAGAAGCGAAAGCACTGATTGAGGCTACCGATCAGGGCCGCAAAATCGTCAGCGGTCGCCTCCGGGATATTCCGGCGGATAAACGTATTCGCGCTTATATGGCTAATCCGGATCTCACCACCTACGGCTCCGGCAAGTATACCGGGCTGATGATGCTGCATGCTGGGGCGGTCAACGTCGCTGCGGCGACCGTAAAAGGTTTTAAAACCGTGTCTATGGAGCAGGTGATCGCCTGGAATCCACAGGTGATTTTTGTGCAGGATCGTTATCCCTCAGTCGTCAATGAAATCAACAGTTCACCGCAATGGCAGACGATTGACGCAGTCAAACATCATCGCGTTTATTTAATGCCGGATTACGCCAAAGCCTGGGGCTACCCAATGCCTGAAGCGATGGGGCTCGGCGAATTGTGGATGGCAAAAAAACTCTATCCGCAGAAGTTTACAGATATAAACATGAATAAGCTGGCTAACAGGTGGTATCAACGCTTCTATCGCACCACTTATCAGGGACCAGAGTGA
- a CDS encoding urea amidolyase associated protein UAAP2, producing MTLIHSDRRPEDAVYRHEIPAGEPWLFEVKKGQTLRLLDLEGNQAIDTLFYNTDNPRERYDPQRTLRRQGKVYLTTGSVLYSNLGNPLLTIVADTCGRHDTLGGACSQESNTVRYAQDKRYMHSCRDNFLCACLHDGRLHKRDIGANINFFMNVPVTPEGGLTFEDGLSAPGKYVELVAACNVMVLISNCPQLNNPCNGWNPTPAEVLVWN from the coding sequence ATGACACTAATCCACTCTGATCGTCGTCCTGAAGATGCTGTCTATCGCCACGAGATCCCGGCAGGCGAGCCGTGGTTGTTTGAAGTGAAAAAAGGGCAAACGCTGCGCCTGCTCGATCTCGAAGGCAATCAGGCGATTGATACTCTTTTCTATAACACTGATAACCCGCGGGAACGCTACGATCCTCAGCGCACTCTGCGTCGTCAGGGAAAAGTCTATCTGACTACCGGCAGCGTACTCTATTCAAATCTGGGTAATCCGCTGCTGACGATCGTTGCTGATACCTGTGGTCGCCACGATACCCTCGGCGGTGCCTGCTCGCAGGAGAGCAACACTGTGCGCTATGCCCAGGATAAGCGCTATATGCACAGCTGTCGGGATAATTTCCTTTGCGCCTGCCTGCACGATGGTCGTCTGCATAAGCGCGATATCGGCGCCAACATCAACTTTTTTATGAACGTTCCGGTGACACCCGAAGGCGGCCTGACGTTTGAGGATGGGTTATCTGCGCCCGGCAAATACGTTGAACTGGTGGCGGCGTGTAACGTGATGGTGCTGATCTCCAACTGTCCGCAGCTGAACAACCCCTGCAACGGCTGGAACCCGACACCCGCCGAAGTGCTGGTCTGGAACTAA
- a CDS encoding putative urea ABC transporter substrate-binding protein, translating to MKKSPLLTLVMSLALLVSAPSSAAVKKEFNICWTIYAGWMPWGTISNEKIIDKWASKYGIKIHITQLNDYIESINQYTAGQFDGCTMTNMDALTIPAAGGVDSTALITGSYSDGNDGVVLKGENKKLSDLKGMSVYLPALSVSHYLLVRGLEKAGLQEKDVKVVNTSDADIVSAFGTSNVKAAVAWNPQLSVIKKTPQTTEVFSSSAVPGELIDMMVVNTDTLKDNPALGKALTGAWFEMMAKMQSGDTQALSAMAADSGTDLAGYKAQLKTTHLFWTPAETETFVSSPDLAKTMQRVAAFSFDKGLLGEGAQSADFIGMSFPGNITVGDTANIKLRFDDSYLKMAAAGKL from the coding sequence ATGAAGAAATCACCACTCCTGACGCTTGTTATGTCTCTGGCGCTGCTGGTCAGCGCGCCGTCTTCCGCCGCAGTCAAAAAAGAGTTCAACATCTGCTGGACCATTTACGCAGGCTGGATGCCGTGGGGCACCATCAGCAATGAGAAGATCATTGATAAATGGGCCAGCAAATATGGCATTAAAATTCATATCACCCAGCTCAACGATTATATCGAGTCAATTAACCAGTACACCGCAGGACAGTTTGATGGTTGCACCATGACGAACATGGATGCGCTGACCATTCCTGCGGCAGGTGGCGTTGACTCGACGGCGCTGATCACCGGCAGCTATTCCGATGGCAACGACGGTGTGGTGCTGAAAGGGGAAAATAAGAAACTCAGCGATCTGAAAGGAATGTCAGTCTATCTTCCTGCGCTGTCGGTGTCGCATTACCTGCTGGTTCGCGGGCTGGAAAAAGCCGGACTGCAGGAGAAAGATGTCAAAGTTGTGAACACCTCCGATGCAGATATCGTTTCAGCTTTCGGCACCAGCAACGTCAAAGCCGCCGTGGCCTGGAACCCGCAGCTCTCGGTGATCAAGAAAACGCCGCAAACCACTGAAGTGTTCAGCTCCTCGGCCGTGCCGGGCGAATTGATTGATATGATGGTAGTCAATACCGACACCCTGAAAGACAACCCCGCGCTAGGCAAGGCGCTGACCGGCGCCTGGTTTGAGATGATGGCGAAAATGCAGTCTGGAGATACGCAGGCGCTGAGTGCAATGGCCGCCGATTCCGGTACTGACCTCGCCGGATACAAGGCGCAGCTGAAAACCACCCATCTGTTCTGGACGCCTGCCGAAACCGAGACATTTGTCTCTTCTCCCGATCTGGCGAAAACCATGCAGCGCGTCGCCGCATTCTCCTTTGATAAGGGATTACTGGGCGAGGGCGCACAAAGTGCCGACTTCATCGGCATGAGCTTCCCCGGCAACATCACCGTCGGTGATACAGCAAACATCAAACTGCGCTTCGACGACAGCTATCTGAAGATGGCCGCCGCGGGCAAGCTGTAA
- a CDS encoding ABC transporter ATP-binding protein produces MSFIDIKNIWQEYGDHVVLERINLQVKEGEFCSLVGASGCGKSTFLRLLLGQEKPTRGSITLDGEQLSAEPDRSRGVVFQRYSVFPHLNVLDNVAIGLELPASPFTGRLFGAGKRQAREQAKQMLEKVGLGHSLDKYPAQLSGGMQQRLAIAQAFVMQPRVLLLDEPFGALDPGIRKDMHALLLQLWSETRMTVFMVTHDLAEGFNLGTRLLVFDKVRIDPQAPNAWGARITYDIPLNETRLSQLATGSKNNIYPLKEIAQ; encoded by the coding sequence ATGAGTTTTATCGATATCAAAAATATCTGGCAGGAGTATGGCGACCACGTGGTGCTGGAACGCATCAATCTGCAGGTGAAAGAGGGTGAGTTCTGCTCGCTGGTGGGCGCTTCCGGCTGCGGTAAGTCGACATTTTTACGCCTGCTGCTTGGTCAGGAAAAACCAACGCGAGGGTCGATCACGCTGGATGGCGAGCAGCTTTCCGCGGAGCCCGATCGCAGCCGTGGCGTGGTGTTTCAACGCTATTCGGTTTTCCCCCATCTCAACGTGCTGGATAACGTCGCCATTGGCCTCGAACTTCCGGCTTCACCTTTTACCGGGCGGCTTTTTGGCGCAGGGAAACGTCAGGCCCGTGAACAGGCAAAACAGATGCTGGAGAAAGTCGGTCTGGGCCATTCACTGGATAAATATCCGGCTCAGCTTTCCGGCGGAATGCAGCAGCGACTGGCGATTGCTCAGGCATTTGTGATGCAGCCGCGCGTGCTGCTGCTGGATGAGCCGTTTGGCGCACTGGATCCCGGCATTCGCAAAGATATGCATGCACTGCTGCTGCAGCTCTGGAGCGAAACCCGAATGACGGTGTTTATGGTCACGCACGATCTGGCCGAAGGCTTCAATCTGGGTACCAGGCTGCTGGTGTTCGACAAAGTGCGAATCGATCCACAGGCCCCCAATGCATGGGGCGCGCGTATCACTTATGACATCCCGCTCAATGAAACGCGCCTCTCTCAGTTGGCCACCGGCAGCAAAAACAACATTTATCCCCTTAAGGAGATCGCTCAATGA
- a CDS encoding LysR substrate-binding domain-containing protein produces the protein MPAQMPRLPKISVIQSFKVAAELGSLAKAAAQLALTPAAVSQQIRQLEEQLGSALFLRTQSGVMLTETGKEYLRYVTEAFDILHLGQQNIRHAASAPKLTVYALPALASKWLLPQLSSWRDHCPNIDLSLHGTHSQVDFTAMPADFVICFGEDRYPQLDKLKLFHDEVLPVASPALLQRFAPETVLSQAPLIHLDWGNEGRFLPDWPGWFQTKGMDEPLPQPAFSFNLTSLAIDAAVAGMGLLLGQRRLIAPELARGDLVVVDDLCLPLSKPYFLAWPQRTMSQPGSEALIGWLNEQAAGR, from the coding sequence ATGCCTGCCCAAATGCCAAGGTTGCCAAAAATCAGCGTCATACAGTCATTCAAGGTGGCCGCCGAGCTGGGAAGCCTGGCAAAAGCCGCCGCCCAGCTGGCCTTAACGCCGGCGGCGGTCAGTCAGCAGATTCGCCAGCTGGAGGAGCAACTCGGCAGCGCCCTGTTTTTACGCACGCAGAGCGGTGTCATGCTGACCGAAACCGGAAAAGAGTATCTGCGCTATGTCACCGAGGCCTTTGATATCCTGCATCTTGGCCAGCAAAATATTCGCCATGCGGCCAGTGCACCAAAACTCACGGTTTACGCATTACCGGCGCTGGCATCCAAATGGCTTTTGCCTCAACTGTCGAGCTGGCGCGATCATTGCCCGAATATTGATCTCTCATTACATGGCACGCATTCTCAGGTCGATTTCACCGCCATGCCCGCTGATTTCGTGATCTGTTTCGGTGAAGATCGTTACCCGCAACTGGATAAGCTGAAACTGTTTCATGATGAGGTGCTGCCGGTGGCAAGTCCGGCGCTGCTGCAACGCTTTGCGCCGGAAACGGTTCTGAGTCAGGCACCGCTGATCCATCTCGACTGGGGAAATGAAGGCCGTTTTCTGCCGGACTGGCCGGGTTGGTTTCAGACCAAAGGCATGGACGAACCGCTGCCGCAGCCCGCCTTTAGTTTTAATCTGACTTCACTGGCGATTGATGCGGCTGTTGCGGGTATGGGATTGCTGCTGGGACAACGACGCCTTATCGCGCCCGAACTGGCGCGTGGCGATTTGGTGGTAGTGGATGATCTTTGCCTGCCACTGAGCAAACCCTATTTCCTCGCCTGGCCACAACGCACGATGAGCCAGCCTGGCAGTGAAGCACTGATCGGCTGGTTAAACGAACAGGCTGCAGGTCGCTGA
- a CDS encoding 2OG-Fe(II) oxygenase yields the protein MSGSLVRLDLHPLADHGWRQRCREQLNQSGALVLRQFLKPQALEAIIEEGNAQRHLAYHTRSKHNVYLMKPDEAFSANHPRNRDVLSTKGCITDDLIAADSPLRQLYNDDLFQRFLCDVLGEDALYPYADPLSSINLHYAPHGQELGWHFDNSSFAITLLVQKPLAGGIFQYVKDLRDADAGEMNFAGVEAVLDERQPVNELEIDAGDLVLFRGRNSLHRVTPTEGEVTRMLAVLAYNTQPDIALSETARMTFYGKL from the coding sequence ATGTCTGGTTCCCTTGTTCGTCTCGATCTTCATCCGCTGGCCGACCACGGCTGGCGTCAACGCTGTCGTGAGCAATTAAACCAGTCTGGCGCGCTGGTACTGCGTCAGTTTTTAAAACCACAGGCTTTAGAGGCGATCATCGAAGAGGGCAATGCGCAACGTCATCTGGCCTATCATACCCGCAGCAAACACAATGTGTATCTGATGAAGCCTGATGAGGCTTTCTCAGCCAATCACCCGCGTAATCGGGATGTGCTCAGCACCAAAGGCTGTATTACTGATGATCTGATCGCTGCCGATTCGCCGTTGCGTCAGCTTTATAATGATGACCTGTTCCAGCGTTTTCTGTGCGATGTGCTGGGTGAGGACGCGCTCTATCCCTACGCTGACCCGCTTTCCTCGATCAACCTGCACTATGCGCCTCACGGACAGGAGCTGGGCTGGCACTTCGACAACTCCTCCTTTGCTATCACCTTGCTGGTCCAGAAACCGCTGGCGGGCGGCATATTTCAATACGTGAAAGATTTGCGGGATGCCGATGCCGGTGAGATGAACTTTGCAGGGGTTGAAGCCGTTCTTGATGAACGCCAGCCGGTTAATGAGCTGGAGATTGATGCCGGGGATTTGGTGCTGTTTCGTGGCCGTAATTCACTGCACCGGGTGACCCCAACTGAAGGCGAGGTCACCCGGATGCTGGCGGTACTGGCCTACAATACCCAGCCCGACATTGCTTTATCCGAAACTGCGCGTATGACTTTCTACGGCAAATTATAA
- a CDS encoding ABC transporter permease, which produces MRHINRYPRQGIRLTLMLLPFVLLIAVWFISSAVRLEANPQDKLLPGLSQMIAAIDRMAFTPDKRSGEYLLWVDTWISLSRLLTGLAISSLIGLCIGIAAGVFPMTRAALSPFMTVVSMIPPLALLPMLFIVFGLDELSKVMLIVIGITPMLARDLEHRAREIPAELFIKAQTLGANSWTVVLRVVLPQLLSRLITSLRLLLGSAWLFLISAEAISATAGLGYRIFLVRRYMAMDVIIPYVIWITLLAWLMDLALRQLHKACFPWAEGGRE; this is translated from the coding sequence ATGCGCCACATCAACCGCTATCCCCGGCAGGGAATACGCCTGACGCTGATGCTGTTACCTTTTGTATTGCTAATCGCCGTCTGGTTTATCAGTTCGGCGGTGCGTCTGGAAGCGAATCCTCAGGACAAACTGCTGCCCGGCCTGTCGCAGATGATTGCGGCCATAGACCGGATGGCGTTTACCCCGGACAAGCGCAGCGGGGAGTATCTGCTGTGGGTGGATACATGGATTAGTTTAAGTCGTTTACTGACAGGCCTGGCGATCTCGTCGCTCATTGGTCTCTGCATCGGGATTGCGGCGGGCGTTTTCCCGATGACCCGCGCGGCGCTGTCACCGTTCATGACCGTCGTGTCGATGATCCCGCCGCTGGCGCTGCTGCCGATGTTGTTTATCGTCTTCGGGCTGGATGAGCTGTCAAAAGTAATGCTGATCGTTATCGGCATTACACCCATGCTGGCGCGCGATCTGGAACACCGGGCCAGGGAAATCCCCGCGGAGCTGTTTATTAAAGCACAAACCCTGGGGGCGAACAGCTGGACGGTGGTGCTGCGGGTCGTGCTGCCGCAACTCTTATCACGGCTGATCACCTCACTGCGTCTGCTGCTGGGATCCGCGTGGCTCTTTTTGATCTCCGCTGAGGCCATTTCCGCGACCGCCGGGCTGGGATACCGCATTTTCCTGGTCCGCCGCTATATGGCGATGGATGTCATTATTCCGTATGTCATCTGGATCACGCTGCTGGCGTGGTTGATGGATCTCGCGCTGCGTCAGCTGCACAAAGCCTGTTTCCCCTGGGCGGAAGGAGGCCGGGAATGA
- a CDS encoding urea amidolyase associated protein UAAP1 yields MTELFHSAPSLREELLPGGAHTSLILRKGQILRLTDIEGGANVSMMMLNPHEKSERLNLPDTLKGQHTAHLTTGHCFYSDMGRVMAAIVADSCGWHDPFGGVLNAAETQDKYGTGRYQELRNGFYRNGTDNLLVEMGKWDLGLEDLLMVVNFFSKVTVDEEGRVRFSARNSQAGDFVELYAPMDVLMVLTAVPHPQDPATDYLPRPVQLSWYQADDMQTVSKAMVTRGENQRAFQNTQFFAL; encoded by the coding sequence ATGACAGAACTTTTTCATTCAGCCCCGAGCCTGCGCGAAGAGCTGCTGCCAGGCGGAGCGCATACCTCGCTGATTCTGCGTAAAGGGCAGATTCTGCGCCTGACCGACATCGAGGGCGGCGCGAACGTCAGCATGATGATGCTCAATCCGCACGAGAAAAGTGAACGGCTGAATCTGCCTGATACCCTGAAAGGTCAGCACACCGCGCACCTGACCACCGGTCACTGTTTCTATTCAGACATGGGACGTGTGATGGCTGCAATCGTCGCGGATAGCTGTGGCTGGCACGACCCGTTTGGCGGCGTACTCAACGCGGCTGAAACACAGGATAAGTATGGAACAGGCCGCTACCAGGAATTGCGCAACGGCTTCTATCGCAACGGTACAGATAATCTGCTGGTGGAAATGGGCAAATGGGATCTGGGCCTGGAAGACCTGCTGATGGTCGTCAACTTTTTCAGCAAGGTCACAGTGGATGAAGAGGGCCGCGTTCGGTTCAGCGCGCGCAACAGCCAGGCAGGCGACTTCGTCGAACTCTATGCGCCGATGGACGTGCTGATGGTGCTGACGGCGGTGCCACATCCGCAGGATCCCGCCACGGACTATCTTCCGCGCCCGGTCCAGCTGAGCTGGTATCAGGCTGACGATATGCAGACTGTGAGCAAAGCAATGGTCACTCGCGGTGAAAACCAGCGCGCATTTCAAAATACCCAATTTTTTGCCCTGTAA